The following are encoded together in the uncultured Fibrobacter sp. genome:
- a CDS encoding ABC transporter permease has product MNKTDLNLIIENYLRNPFRSFGLSLLIALLASVLLVGGLLSFSLSKGLNRLSSRLGADVIVIPQGTEINDQSVLLQGDSKYAYLPQGSLEFIRGLEGVEIATPQYFLTTLSSSCCDQKVMIIGFEPASDFVIQPWIHEVLTDKLPKGAIVVGGDISVGEKKTVKFFDHEYPVAASLEPVGNKLDQAVFVDVATLADIREAAKAKGVIFLHQDVKSEGSDSPIYSSVLIKLRAGADIERLSREIHTRFDGVQIRTRKDLFSGLEKSANFLQIVVWSIVSLFLVIAVAAIVISFSLSTRERRREYALLRIVGYARKRLRTLVLGESLLVSAVGTYIGLLLSSVAFFTFKIWIGEHVNVPFIVPGNAEIAAVYAVVILLLHSVGPVAVFGVANKVSKIDAYAALREVEH; this is encoded by the coding sequence ATGAACAAGACTGATTTGAATTTGATTATTGAAAATTACTTGCGAAACCCATTCCGCAGTTTTGGGCTTTCACTTTTGATTGCCTTGCTCGCCTCGGTGCTTTTGGTGGGTGGACTTTTGTCGTTTTCGCTTTCGAAGGGCCTGAATCGCCTTTCGTCTCGCTTGGGGGCCGATGTCATTGTGATTCCGCAGGGGACCGAGATTAATGATCAATCGGTTCTTTTGCAGGGCGATTCCAAGTATGCCTATTTGCCGCAGGGCTCGCTGGAATTTATTCGTGGTCTTGAAGGTGTAGAAATTGCGACGCCGCAGTATTTTTTGACCACCTTGAGTTCTAGCTGCTGCGATCAGAAGGTCATGATTATCGGTTTCGAGCCGGCATCTGATTTTGTGATTCAGCCTTGGATTCACGAGGTCCTTACGGATAAACTCCCTAAGGGTGCTATCGTGGTGGGCGGCGATATTAGCGTGGGCGAGAAAAAGACCGTCAAGTTCTTTGACCATGAATACCCCGTGGCGGCCTCTCTTGAACCGGTCGGCAACAAGTTGGACCAGGCCGTTTTTGTAGATGTGGCGACACTTGCCGATATCCGCGAGGCAGCTAAGGCCAAGGGCGTGATTTTCTTGCATCAGGATGTCAAATCCGAAGGTTCGGATTCGCCGATTTACTCCAGCGTTTTAATTAAACTTCGCGCAGGGGCTGATATCGAGCGCCTCTCTCGAGAAATTCATACCCGCTTTGACGGCGTGCAAATTCGCACCCGTAAGGATTTGTTCTCGGGTCTTGAAAAGTCGGCGAACTTTTTGCAGATTGTGGTGTGGTCGATCGTGTCCCTTTTCTTGGTGATTGCGGTTGCCGCGATTGTGATTTCGTTTTCACTTTCGACTCGCGAACGCAGGCGTGAATATGCGCTTTTGCGAATTGTGGGCTATGCCCGCAAACGTTTAAGGACTCTTGTGCTGGGCGAATCGCTGCTGGTTTCGGCGGTAGGAACGTACATTGGCTTGCTGCTTTCGAGCGTGGCGTTTTTCACTTTTAAAATTTGGATTGGCGAACATGTGAACGTGCCCTTTATTGTTCCTGGAAATGCCGAAATCGCCGCTGTTTACGCTGTGGTGATTTTGCTTTTGCATTCGGTGGGGCCGGTGGCGGTTTTCGGCGTGGCAAATAAGGTGAGTAAGATTGATGCCTACGCCGCTTTGAGGGAGGTAGAACATTGA